GGCGCAGGGATTGGCCCACATCCGGAGTGACCGTACGGTAAATGTCGAACCCCACCACAAGGGTCAGGATCAGGCACATGGCCAGGAAAAACCGGCACTCGGAATCTTTCCACAAGGCCAGCGGTTTTCCTCTCAGCAATTGGTAGTGGAGAGAAAAGTTGATGCCCGCCAAAAGCATGAAAACGATAATGACCCCGTCGATGTAGGCACTATCGAAATGGGCCACCGAAGCGTTCTTGGTCGAAAACCCGCCGGTGGGCAAGGTGGTGAAGGCATGGTTGATGGCGTCGAAAAAACTCATGCCGCCGGCCACGAGCAGCAGTGTCTCGATGACGGTGAACAGCGCATAGACTTTCCAGAGAATCATGGCCGTGTCGCGGATGCGCGGTTTAAGCTTGTCCGGCACCGGACTGGGAACCTCGGCCTTGTACAACTGCATGCCGCCGACGCCCAGAAAAGGCAGGATCGCGATGGACAGAACGATGATTCCCATGCCCCCCAGCCACTGGATAAAGCTTCGCCAGACGAGCAGACCGCGGCTTAAGCCCTCGATGTCGGTCAGGATCGACGAACCGGTAGTGGTAAACCCGGATATCGACTCGAAGCAGGCATCCACAAACAGAAAGTTTGGTCCGGAGAAGTAAAACGGCAGGGCGCCGAACAGGCCGATGGCCGTCCAGCCCAGCGCAACGATGGCCATGCCCTCCCGCTGGCTGATGGTTTCGGTCTTCTCGTGGCGGGAAACCAGCACCAGGGCGGCTCCGCAGAACAAAGTGACGCCCATGGCTTCGATCATCGGCAGCAGGCTGCGGTCTGCGGCAAAAAGGTCGAAAACCATGGGTACCAGCATGGTACCGCCGAAGAAAAGGATCAACACCCCTACGGTGTTGAGAATATAGCGCCACCGCATCTAGACGTACTCCAGCTTTACGGCCAGCATCTTCTCCACGCCGCGAACGGCTGTGCGGGTTGCAAAAATGATGATCCGGTCATCGGGTTCAATAACGCTGTCACCGTCGGGGATGATAATCGTCTCCCCGCGGATGATGCCGGCCACCATGGCGCCTTTGGGAAAGGAGATTCTTTTCAGCGGCTTGGAAACAATATCCGAGGTGGGCAGGGCCAGGGCCTCCATCACCTCCCCGGCCTCCCCCTTGATGGAAATGGCCGACAGCACTTTGCCCCTGCGGATGTGCTGCAGGATGGAATTGATGGCCGACAGCCGCGGGCTGACCACCTGTTCGATGCCGATGGTGGACATCAGGGGAAAATAGCTGAACTTGTCGATCTGGGTGATGGTCTTGGCCGCGCCCAGCCGTTTGGCCAGCAGGGATGCGAGGATATTGGTTTCCTCGTCGCCGGTCAGCGTCACGACCAGGTCCATGTCCTGAATGTTTTCTTCCACCAACAGGCTCTGGTCGGAACCGTCACCGCGCAGCACGACGGTTCGATCCAACCGTTCGGCCAGCAGATCGCATCGTTCGGGCCGTTTTTCGATCAACTTGCAGGCCAGCGACTTTTCTTCCAGCCTTCGGGCCAGCCGGTAGCCGATCCTCCCGCCGCCGACGATCAATATCCTTCTGACCGGTGTGACCTGCTTGTCGAAAATCGCAAGCTGGGAAATCAGGTCTTTTTCTTCGCAGATAAAGTAGATCAGATCCCCGGCCCGCAAATGGTTCCTGCCCGTTGGAACGATCAGTTGTTCATCGCGCACCACGGCGGCGATCAGCGGCCGGTCTTCCTGAAGTACGTTTCCCAACTCGGCCAGCCGCACACCATCCAGCCGCGATCCGGCCTCCAGATGAATACCGACGAATTTGATGCGCCCGTCGGCAAAATCTCCCACGTCCACCGCGCCCGGGACTTGCATCAGCCGCTCGATGGTCCGAACCACCTCGATATCGGGGTTGATGACGGTGTCGATATGGGGCGCATTGGTTTTGAACGACTCGTGGTAGTGTTCGAAATCGGCTCCCCGCAGGCGGGCCAGTTTCTTGGTGGCGGGTGCCAGGGTGTCCGCCACCAGGCAGGCGACCAGGTTCACCTCGTCGGAATCGGTGACGGCCAGCATGATCTCCGCCTCACGAATGCCCGCCGATTCGAGGATGGAAGGGCTGCTTCCCGAACCGATGACCGTCTGGACATCGACACTGTCCGTAAGCCGCTGCAGCGCTTCGGCACTGTAATCGACCACCACCACGTCTTTGCTCTCCAGCGCCAGGCGGCTGGCAATATGAAATCCCACCTCGCCGGCGCCGATGATAACAATTTTCACCGCATTTCCCCTCCATCACCGAGGTTGGTATTCGTCCTTAAATCAGGCAATTTGACGATTTGCCGTTTGTGTATGAATCTGTGGTAAATGATCGGCGTTTGCCCACACCCGCCTAAATTTGCAGCTATGCCTACCATTGACGTCAACAGCTGTCAAATGCGGAAACATCGCCGTCGGACATTGGTTGTGGGGGGTACTCGAATCGGAAGAGCCGGTCAGGGAATCAATGCGGTCAAAGAGATCAGGCCGGCGGCAACCATGGCCAGCAGGTCTGTGGAAGTAAAACATAGTTCGGGAAGAGTCCGGTTCTCGCTATAGCAGCGGACCTGCATGGCAGCGACCAGTTCGTCGGCACAGGAAAAGACCCGCCGGAACAGCGGGATGCCGAAGCGCTTTAGGCGAATCAGCGGGTTCTTGCACCGATCGGCACACCGGGCCCGCTGCGCATCGGAAATTTCAGCGGCCTGAAACAGAATTTGAGGCAAAAACCGCACCACCAGCCCCACCATGGTGGCGGCCATTTTTTCGTCGATCAGGGGCACTGGTTTTAAGAACCAGACCAGTGCAGCGCGAATATGGGCCGTACGAGTGGTGGCCATGACAAGCAGGCCCATCAGCACCACCAGCAGCAGGCGCCAGCAGATCTTCAGGGCCTCGGCGGCCTGATCCACGGCAAAGACAGGCATCCAACTGTGAAAGGAGATGGTCCGCAGGCAGAAAAGAATTGCCAGGAAAAACAGAAAATAGCGGATTTCCCGAACCAACCGACCGAACGGAACGCGGGCGATAGCAAAGCAATAAAGCAACGCAGTGCTAAGTATTGACAGAAAGAAAAAATCGGCCCACGGGCTGATCGCGCCCAGGCCCATCAGCAGAATCTGTTTGGTGCGCGGGTCCAGCCGGTGCAGCAGGGATCGACCGGGCGTAAAACCGATGGCCGCTATCTCGCCCATGGCAGAATTCCTCTGCCCAGTTGCACGGAACAGGGCGGGCGGATGCCGAAGTGCTCGATCCCGGCAACCACTTTGTCCGGCGCACCGTCTTGGACAACCCGTCCGGCAGCCATGACCACCAGGCGCTGGGCGTGGGCCACCACCTTTTCCAGGTCGTGGGTCGTGATAATCACGGTATGGCCGTTTCGATGCAGTTCGAGAATCTGGTCGAGCACCCGGCAGGTTGCCGGATAATCGAGGTTGGAAAACGGCTCGTCCATGAGCAGCACGCCGGGTTCCATGGCCAGGACACCAGCAATGGCCAGACGGCGCTTTTCGCCTCCGGAAAGATGGTGGGGCCTTTTGTCCTCCTGTCCGGCAAGCCCCACAACGGCAAGGGCGCGCCCCACCCGGCGGTCGATCTGCGGCCTCGTCAGCCCTAAGTTCTCCGGACCGAAAGCGACATCGTCGTAAACCGTCTCGCCCACGATCTGGCTGTCGGCATCCTGAAACACCATCCCGACCTTCTGGCGGGCTTTCGAAAGATTTTTTTCCACCGCCAGGCCGTCTACGGTTACCGATCCGGAACCGGGCAGCAGCAGTCCGTTGAAATGACGCAGCAGGGTGGTTTTCCCGGAACCGTTAGCACCGGCAATGACCGTAAATTCTCCCTCTCCGAAACGAAGGGTGACGTCGTCCAGGGCCAGGGTGCCGTCGGCAAACCGGTGGCATAAGTTTTTCGTTTCAATGATTGCCATACGATCAGCCGGTAGTCCCCACAGGGCGAAGCGAACCGTCGATCATGGGCCGCAGGGTGCGGGCAATGGGAATGGCCGCCGCAATCTTTACGGCGTCGCCGATGAGAAACGGCAGCATCCCTGCGGCAACAGCTTTGGTAAAACTCATCCCCGTAATTATCTTGAGCCAGGTGGCGCCGAAAGCATAGATGACCAGCGTGCCGGCGATCATCGCCATCACATCGACAACCGCCCTTCCCCGTCCGCGTTCGGAGATGATCCCGATGAGGAAAGCTGCGGCAGCAAAGCCAAACAGGTAGCCGCCCGTGGGGCCCACGAATTTTCCGATACCGCCTGCCCCGCCGGCAAAAACGGGCAGTCCCGCGGCGCCGGCCAGCAGGTAGACGCCCATGCTGGCCAAGGCCCAGCGGCCGCCTAAAAGCAGGCCGGCCAGCATGACGAACAGGTTCTGAAGGACAATGGGCACCGGGCCCACGGGAATGGCAATATAGGCGCCGACCGCGGTCAGGGCGGCCATCAGCGCCGCGTAGACCATGTGTTTGAGTTTTTCCGGGTTGGTTGGGTTCATTGGGTTTGTTGAGTTTATTGAGTTATCCGGAGGTAGGGGCGACCGGCCGGTCGCCCGTACATTCACCTTTCACCTTTCACCGTTCACTGTTCACTGTTCACAGATCACCGTCCGTGAAAACAATCTCCATGCACAACGGTTTGAAGCGTTCCATCCGATAATTGCAGAATCAGTCCTCCTTGCGCGTCCAGGTCCACGGCCAGGCCTTCTACGGTTTCTTTGACGGTGGCGACGTGAACCCGTTTTCCCAGGGTCAGATTATGCAATTTCCACTGTTGAATCACGGCAGCAGGATCGAAGCTTTCC
This window of the uncultured Desulfosarcina sp. genome carries:
- the trkA gene encoding Trk system potassium transporter TrkA — translated: MKIVIIGAGEVGFHIASRLALESKDVVVVDYSAEALQRLTDSVDVQTVIGSGSSPSILESAGIREAEIMLAVTDSDEVNLVACLVADTLAPATKKLARLRGADFEHYHESFKTNAPHIDTVINPDIEVVRTIERLMQVPGAVDVGDFADGRIKFVGIHLEAGSRLDGVRLAELGNVLQEDRPLIAAVVRDEQLIVPTGRNHLRAGDLIYFICEEKDLISQLAIFDKQVTPVRRILIVGGGRIGYRLARRLEEKSLACKLIEKRPERCDLLAERLDRTVVLRGDGSDQSLLVEENIQDMDLVVTLTGDEETNILASLLAKRLGAAKTITQIDKFSYFPLMSTIGIEQVVSPRLSAINSILQHIRRGKVLSAISIKGEAGEVMEALALPTSDIVSKPLKRISFPKGAMVAGIIRGETIIIPDGDSVIEPDDRIIIFATRTAVRGVEKMLAVKLEYV
- a CDS encoding energy-coupling factor transporter transmembrane component T, giving the protein MGEIAAIGFTPGRSLLHRLDPRTKQILLMGLGAISPWADFFFLSILSTALLYCFAIARVPFGRLVREIRYFLFFLAILFCLRTISFHSWMPVFAVDQAAEALKICWRLLLVVLMGLLVMATTRTAHIRAALVWFLKPVPLIDEKMAATMVGLVVRFLPQILFQAAEISDAQRARCADRCKNPLIRLKRFGIPLFRRVFSCADELVAAMQVRCYSENRTLPELCFTSTDLLAMVAAGLISLTALIP
- a CDS encoding ABC transporter ATP-binding protein, producing MAIIETKNLCHRFADGTLALDDVTLRFGEGEFTVIAGANGSGKTTLLRHFNGLLLPGSGSVTVDGLAVEKNLSKARQKVGMVFQDADSQIVGETVYDDVAFGPENLGLTRPQIDRRVGRALAVVGLAGQEDKRPHHLSGGEKRRLAIAGVLAMEPGVLLMDEPFSNLDYPATCRVLDQILELHRNGHTVIITTHDLEKVVAHAQRLVVMAAGRVVQDGAPDKVVAGIEHFGIRPPCSVQLGRGILPWAR
- a CDS encoding TrkH family potassium uptake protein, translated to MRWRYILNTVGVLILFFGGTMLVPMVFDLFAADRSLLPMIEAMGVTLFCGAALVLVSRHEKTETISQREGMAIVALGWTAIGLFGALPFYFSGPNFLFVDACFESISGFTTTGSSILTDIEGLSRGLLVWRSFIQWLGGMGIIVLSIAILPFLGVGGMQLYKAEVPSPVPDKLKPRIRDTAMILWKVYALFTVIETLLLVAGGMSFFDAINHAFTTLPTGGFSTKNASVAHFDSAYIDGVIIVFMLLAGINFSLHYQLLRGKPLALWKDSECRFFLAMCLILTLVVGFDIYRTVTPDVGQSLRLAAFQVVSIVTTTGYATADYELWPAMSQIILLLCMFMGASAGSTGGGMKCLRIMLCFKYSYKELFSMIHPRAVTRIKIGGKPVPEEVVRSVLGFLALYMALFAIATVVLAGIGVDFVTAIGAVAATIGNIGPGFGMVGPVENFAQIPYWGKWLLSWCMLLGRLEIYTLIILVVPEFWRK
- a CDS encoding biotin transporter BioY, translated to MNPTNPEKLKHMVYAALMAALTAVGAYIAIPVGPVPIVLQNLFVMLAGLLLGGRWALASMGVYLLAGAAGLPVFAGGAGGIGKFVGPTGGYLFGFAAAAFLIGIISERGRGRAVVDVMAMIAGTLVIYAFGATWLKIITGMSFTKAVAAGMLPFLIGDAVKIAAAIPIARTLRPMIDGSLRPVGTTG